A genomic region of Candidatus Pseudomonas phytovorans contains the following coding sequences:
- a CDS encoding glutamate/aspartate ABC transporter substrate-binding protein, whose amino-acid sequence MRIVRQLLGAAIAAAVIASPAMAEELTGTLKKIKDSGTITLGHRDSSIPFSYLAGKPEPVGYSHDIQLAVVEALKKQLGTDIKVKYNLVTSQTRIPLVQNGTVDLECGSTTNNVERQQQVGFTVGIFEVGTRLLTKVKDGQPSYKDFPDLAGKNVVTTAGTTSERLLKAMNADKQMKMNVISAKDHGEAFNMLESGRAVAFMMDDALLAGEMAKARTPSDWVITGTPQSYEIYGCMVRKDDAAFKKAVDDAIVGYFKSGEVNKSFDKWFNQPIPPKGLNLQFPMSDELKKLIAEPTDKAADEKKS is encoded by the coding sequence CGGCCATGGCCGAAGAACTGACTGGTACCCTGAAGAAGATCAAGGACTCGGGCACCATCACCTTGGGGCACCGCGACTCCTCCATCCCGTTTTCCTACCTGGCAGGCAAGCCGGAGCCCGTGGGTTACTCCCACGACATCCAGCTGGCCGTGGTCGAAGCCCTGAAGAAGCAACTGGGCACCGACATCAAGGTCAAGTACAACCTCGTTACCTCCCAGACCCGCATTCCGCTGGTGCAGAACGGCACCGTCGACCTTGAATGCGGTTCCACCACCAATAACGTCGAGCGCCAGCAGCAGGTCGGTTTCACCGTGGGCATCTTCGAAGTCGGCACGCGCCTGCTGACCAAGGTCAAGGACGGTCAGCCTTCTTACAAGGACTTCCCGGACCTGGCCGGCAAGAACGTGGTGACCACCGCCGGCACCACCTCCGAACGCTTGCTGAAAGCGATGAACGCCGACAAGCAGATGAAGATGAACGTGATTTCCGCCAAGGACCACGGTGAAGCCTTCAACATGCTCGAAAGCGGCCGCGCCGTGGCCTTCATGATGGACGATGCCCTGCTCGCCGGCGAAATGGCCAAGGCCCGCACGCCATCGGACTGGGTCATCACCGGTACCCCACAGTCGTACGAAATCTACGGCTGTATGGTGCGCAAGGATGACGCGGCCTTCAAGAAAGCGGTCGATGACGCCATCGTCGGTTACTTCAAGTCGGGCGAAGTCAACAAGAGCTTCGACAAGTGGTTCAACCAGCCGATCCCGCCAAAAGGCCTGAACCTGCAGTTCCCGATGAGCGATGAGCTGAAAAAACTGATCGCCGAGCCGACCGACAAGGCGGCGGACGAGAAGAAGTCCTGA
- a CDS encoding amino acid ABC transporter permease, translating into MNYNWDWGVFFKSTGVGSEIYLDWYVTGLGWTITIAITAWIIALLLGSLLGVMRTVPNRVVSGIATAYVELFRNVPLLVQLFVWYFLVPDLLPESLQEWFKQDLNPTTSALISVVICLGLFTAARVCEQVRTGIQALPKGQEAAARAMGFSLPQIYTNVLLPQAYRIIIPPLTSEFLNVFKNSSVASLIGLMELLAQTKQTAEFSANLFEAFTLATLIYFTLNMGLMLLMRLVEKKVAVPGLISVGGK; encoded by the coding sequence ATGAATTACAACTGGGACTGGGGCGTGTTCTTCAAGTCCACCGGCGTGGGCAGTGAAATCTATCTGGACTGGTACGTCACCGGTCTGGGCTGGACTATCACCATCGCTATCACCGCCTGGATCATCGCGCTGCTGCTGGGGTCACTGCTCGGTGTCATGCGTACCGTGCCGAACCGCGTGGTGTCGGGTATCGCTACCGCCTATGTGGAGCTGTTCCGCAACGTTCCACTGCTGGTGCAGCTGTTCGTCTGGTACTTCCTGGTACCGGACCTGCTGCCTGAAAGCTTGCAGGAATGGTTCAAGCAAGACCTCAACCCGACCACCTCGGCGCTGATCAGCGTGGTCATCTGCCTTGGCCTGTTCACCGCCGCGCGCGTCTGCGAACAGGTGCGTACCGGTATCCAGGCGCTACCCAAAGGCCAGGAAGCCGCCGCCCGCGCCATGGGCTTCAGCCTGCCGCAAATTTATACCAACGTGCTACTGCCGCAAGCGTATCGAATCATCATTCCGCCGCTTACTTCGGAATTTTTGAACGTGTTCAAAAACTCCTCGGTGGCGTCGCTGATCGGCCTGATGGAGCTGCTGGCGCAGACCAAGCAGACCGCGGAATTTTCCGCCAACCTGTTCGAAGCGTTCACCCTGGCCACACTGATCTACTTCACCCTGAACATGGGCCTGATGCTGCTGATGCGTCTGGTCGAGAAAAAAGTTGCCGTGCCTGGCCTGATTTCCGTGGGGGGCAAATAA